Within Desulfolithobacter dissulfuricans, the genomic segment GGCGATACGGCGATTGCCCTCGGTGCCGCAGAAAATGCGGCGGTGATAGCTGTCCGGCAGCAGAGCGGCCAGTTCATCGACCAGCTCGGGCCGGCCGATGGAGACCAGTTGTGGCTCAAATTCAAGCACCTGCCTTGCCAGCTCCCGGACATTGGACCCTGCTGACAGGCCGACGATGCGGAACCGGTCGCTGAACTGGCGCACCACGGCCAGGACATTCTGGCCGATGGAGCCGGTGGAGCCAAGCAGACTGATGCACTTCATGCCAGCACACCGCAGGTGAGAAGGAGGTAAAAGACCGGCGCGGTCAACAGCAGGCTGTCGATCCGATCCAGCAGGCCGCCGTGTCCGGCCAGGATGGTACCGGAATCCTTGACCCCCGAGCTTCGTTTGATCACCGACTCGATCAGGTCTCCCATGATACCCACCACCACCAGGAGAGGCCCGAAAAGAGCCATCCGGACCAGGGATCCTTCGGGGAGAATCACGCTCCCCACCAGTACCGCGGCCAGGGATCCGGCCAGGATACCTCCCAGGGCCCCGACAACGGTCTTACCGGGACTGATGGAGGGACAGAGTTTCCGGCGACCGAAGGCCCGACCGGCATAATAGGCCCCGGTATCGGAACCGGCGGTGATAGCGACCAGGAGCAGCAGCCAGCCGGCTCCGTTATCCAGAAATCGGATCAGGACCAGGTGGGCACCGCAAAATGAAATATAGGCAAGACCCAGGACGGACAGGCTGAAAAAAGCCAGTACGTCGTCGAGGCGGGAATAACGGCGCAGCACCAGGAGAACCGTCCCGAGGAGACCACCGGCCAGGCCGCCAAGGAGGGCGGCCGGGGTGGCGATGATCGTGGTCAGGACCGGCAGACCGGCCACTGCCAGGGAACCCAGAAGCTCGCCCCTGGTCTGGCCGGGCAGGACCATGCGAAAGTATTCATACAGGCCGGTGAAAACCAGGGCCACCATCACAAGATAGAAGAGGGGCCCGGGCACGCCAAAAAGCAGCAGAACCCAGACAACCAGCATACCGAGGCCGGGAAGGACTCGCCCCATGGCCTTACTCCTGTCGCAGCTGGGCCCCGGTACGGCCGAAACGGCGCTGGCGGGTCCCATAGGTGGCAATGGCTTCAAGAAACTGTTCTTTGCGGAAGTCGGGCCATTTGATTTCGGTGAAGTAGAGTTCAGAGTAGGACAGCTGCCAGAGAAGAAAATTGGACAACCGCTGCTCGCCGCCGGTACGGATCAACAGATCGGGATCCGGCTGACCGGCGGTGTAGAGGACATTGCTCATCTGC encodes:
- a CDS encoding phosphatidate cytidylyltransferase, translated to MGRVLPGLGMLVVWVLLLFGVPGPLFYLVMVALVFTGLYEYFRMVLPGQTRGELLGSLAVAGLPVLTTIIATPAALLGGLAGGLLGTVLLVLRRYSRLDDVLAFFSLSVLGLAYISFCGAHLVLIRFLDNGAGWLLLLVAITAGSDTGAYYAGRAFGRRKLCPSISPGKTVVGALGGILAGSLAAVLVGSVILPEGSLVRMALFGPLLVVVGIMGDLIESVIKRSSGVKDSGTILAGHGGLLDRIDSLLLTAPVFYLLLTCGVLA